One genomic window of Trichlorobacter lovleyi includes the following:
- the lon gene encoding endopeptidase La yields MPHNELTIPAILPLYPLKDMVAFPYMVFPLYLDEPELAPFRAAQDQYDGFVAVSFPRKEPQGSDILATLHEIGTVCRVTQIKKVSGGRFKVTLEGINRIRLIELERVAPYPLVQAAVVREFAEKGLVSEALVQSLIGLLKISLSYGKPLPDDVMKMIDYIDNPARLSDLVALYVNLPQSDLQELLETVDPLERLKKVYVHLTNEVQKLQVHGEMKTELNKRVGKNQKDYLLREQMKQIQEELGEEDPRNADVTDLRKRIDEAEMPEEVRKIALKELKRLEKINQASPEYNVSRTYLDYLAGMPWSISTEDSLDITKAEAVLDEDHYNLKKVKERILEFLAVRSLKDTMKGPVLCFVGPPGVGKTSLGRSIARSLGRKFVRVSLGGVRDEAEIRGHRRTYIGALPGRIIKEIYRCGSNNPVLMLDEIDKLSHDFRGDPSSALLEVLDPEQNFSFQDHYLDVPFDLSKVMFITTANQMDPIPGPLKDRMEIIRLAGYSSEEKQHIANRFIIPREIEENGLAKTPPGFTQEGLIKLIREYTREAGVRNLQRTIAQVLRKLAKEVTQGKPLREQITPEVVAELLGPRKFHDEVAAESDRVGVVTGLAWTETGGDILFIEATSMPGKAELILTGSLGDVMKESARAALSYIQAHAAEFGIPDGVFENRTIHIHVPSGAIPKDGPSAGVTMVTALVSLLTGKPARRTVAMTGEITLTGRVLAIGGLKEKALAAHRAGVKIVLAPTRNRDDLEDIPENVRQELEFQFIDEAAQAVAAVL; encoded by the coding sequence ATGCCCCATAATGAACTGACCATACCTGCTATCCTGCCGCTCTATCCGCTGAAGGATATGGTGGCCTTCCCCTACATGGTGTTTCCGCTCTACCTGGATGAACCTGAACTGGCCCCGTTCCGTGCTGCCCAAGACCAGTATGACGGCTTTGTCGCGGTGTCGTTTCCCCGTAAAGAGCCGCAGGGCAGCGATATTCTGGCAACCCTGCATGAGATCGGTACGGTCTGCCGGGTAACCCAGATCAAAAAGGTCTCCGGCGGTCGCTTCAAGGTGACCCTGGAGGGGATCAACCGGATCAGGCTGATCGAGCTGGAGCGGGTGGCCCCCTATCCGCTGGTGCAGGCGGCAGTGGTGCGGGAGTTCGCTGAAAAGGGGCTGGTATCCGAGGCCCTGGTGCAATCGTTGATCGGTCTCCTGAAGATCTCGCTCTCCTACGGCAAGCCGTTGCCGGATGATGTGATGAAGATGATTGACTACATCGACAACCCGGCCCGCCTGTCCGACCTGGTGGCCCTGTATGTCAACCTGCCCCAGTCTGATCTGCAGGAGCTGCTTGAGACGGTTGATCCGCTGGAACGGCTCAAGAAGGTCTATGTCCACCTGACCAACGAGGTGCAGAAGCTGCAGGTGCATGGTGAGATGAAGACCGAGCTGAACAAGCGGGTCGGTAAGAACCAGAAGGATTACCTGCTGCGGGAACAGATGAAGCAGATTCAGGAGGAACTGGGAGAGGAAGATCCCCGCAATGCCGATGTGACTGATCTGCGCAAGCGGATTGACGAGGCGGAGATGCCGGAAGAGGTGCGTAAGATCGCCCTCAAGGAACTGAAGCGGCTGGAAAAGATCAATCAGGCCTCGCCGGAGTACAACGTCAGCCGCACCTACCTGGATTATCTGGCCGGGATGCCCTGGTCCATCTCCACCGAAGATTCGCTGGATATCACCAAGGCCGAGGCGGTGCTGGATGAGGACCACTATAACCTGAAAAAGGTCAAGGAGCGGATCCTGGAGTTTCTGGCAGTGCGCTCTTTGAAGGATACCATGAAGGGGCCGGTCTTGTGTTTTGTGGGGCCGCCGGGGGTGGGCAAGACCTCGCTGGGACGCTCGATTGCCCGCTCACTGGGGCGCAAGTTTGTGCGGGTCTCACTGGGCGGCGTGCGGGACGAGGCCGAGATTCGCGGCCACCGCCGCACCTACATCGGTGCCCTGCCGGGTCGGATCATCAAGGAGATCTACCGCTGCGGTTCCAACAACCCGGTGCTGATGCTGGACGAGATCGACAAACTCTCCCACGACTTCCGCGGCGATCCCTCCTCAGCCCTGCTGGAGGTACTGGACCCGGAACAGAATTTTTCCTTTCAGGACCACTACCTGGATGTGCCGTTCGATCTCTCCAAGGTGATGTTCATCACCACGGCCAACCAGATGGACCCGATCCCCGGCCCTTTGAAAGACCGGATGGAGATCATCCGGCTGGCAGGCTACTCCAGTGAGGAAAAACAACATATTGCCAACCGTTTTATCATCCCCCGCGAGATCGAGGAGAACGGCCTGGCCAAGACCCCGCCCGGCTTTACGCAGGAAGGGCTGATCAAACTGATCCGTGAATACACCCGTGAAGCCGGGGTCCGTAACCTGCAGCGCACCATTGCCCAGGTGCTGCGCAAACTGGCCAAGGAGGTCACCCAGGGTAAGCCGTTGCGCGAGCAGATTACCCCGGAGGTGGTGGCAGAACTGCTGGGACCACGCAAATTTCATGACGAGGTGGCGGCGGAATCTGACCGGGTAGGGGTGGTGACCGGGCTGGCCTGGACCGAGACCGGTGGCGACATCCTCTTCATCGAGGCCACCAGCATGCCGGGCAAGGCGGAACTGATCCTGACCGGGTCGTTGGGGGATGTGATGAAGGAGTCGGCCCGGGCGGCCCTTTCCTACATCCAGGCCCATGCCGCGGAGTTTGGCATACCTGATGGCGTTTTTGAAAACCGTACCATCCATATCCATGTCCCCTCCGGCGCTATTCCCAAAGACGGTCCCTCTGCCGGTGTCACCATGGTCACGGCCCTGGTCTCCCTCTTGACCGGCAAACCGGCCCGCCGCACCGTGGCCATGACCGGTGAGATCACCCTGACCGGCCGGGTACTGGCGATTGGCGGCCTGAAGGAAAAGGCGCTGGCTGCCCACCGGGCCGGGGTCAAGATCGTGCTGGCCCCCACCCGCAATCGGGACGACCTGGAGGATATCCCGGAGAATGTCCGTCAGGAGCTGGAGTTCCAATTCATTGATGAGGCGGCTCAGGCCGTGGCTGCGGTGCTGTAA
- a CDS encoding MlaE family ABC transporter permease: protein MIRLSAIDQQMLGFFARFQAFFFLAWQAFVRIFHKPYYYRDFAIQFDKLGFSSLFICVLTGLFTGMVMALQALIQLKPFAATSYVGGMVAVTMIKELGPVLAALMVAGRVGSAITAELGTMVVTEQVDAMRVEGTDIIQRLVTPRLKAMLLALPLLTIITDAVSMLGGYLIASGYSISPVMYLSTFTQFMVPLDYLEGVTKPLVFAFLITMISCQTGLNTGGGAEGVGAAAKRAVVLSSVLVLMCDFFIAKIFVVFR from the coding sequence ATGATCAGGCTGTCTGCCATTGACCAGCAGATGCTGGGCTTTTTTGCCCGGTTCCAGGCATTCTTTTTCCTGGCATGGCAGGCCTTTGTCCGCATCTTTCACAAGCCGTATTACTACCGCGACTTTGCGATCCAGTTTGACAAACTGGGGTTTTCCTCGCTGTTTATCTGTGTGCTGACCGGCCTGTTTACCGGCATGGTCATGGCCCTGCAGGCCCTGATCCAGCTTAAGCCGTTTGCCGCCACCAGCTATGTGGGCGGCATGGTGGCGGTCACCATGATCAAGGAGCTGGGACCGGTGCTGGCCGCCCTGATGGTGGCCGGCCGGGTCGGTTCCGCCATCACCGCCGAGCTGGGCACCATGGTGGTGACCGAGCAGGTGGATGCCATGCGGGTTGAAGGCACCGACATCATCCAGCGTCTGGTGACGCCTCGCCTGAAGGCGATGCTGCTGGCCCTGCCGCTGCTGACGATCATCACCGATGCGGTCTCCATGCTGGGGGGCTACCTGATCGCCTCAGGGTACAGCATCAGCCCGGTCATGTATCTCTCCACCTTTACCCAGTTCATGGTGCCGCTGGATTATCTGGAAGGGGTCACCAAGCCGCTGGTCTTCGCCTTCCTGATCACCATGATCTCATGTCAGACCGGCCTGAACACCGGTGGCGGCGCCGAAGGGGTCGGGGCGGCAGCCAAACGGGCGGTGGTGCTCTCATCGGTGCTGGTGCTGATGTGTGACTTTTTTATTGCCAAGATCTTTGTGGTGTTCAGGTGA
- a CDS encoding ABC transporter ATP-binding protein — translation MEEQCIRMEKVCYSVGGRVILSDFDMELERGVNRTILGVSGSGKTTILKLILGLIHPQSGRISINGMEITNRPESAYREQRKKIAIVFQGGALFDSMTVGENVGYRLFEEGRLSQAETEEIVREKLRFVGVEPALDLYPAELSGGMKKRVAIARALAADPEYIFFDEPTTGLDPIGVYNIVSLMNRLQEAGKTTLMVTHDLPTAFATSQRFSLIHESRLAFEGTEAELRSCPLPNAQEFLQPTAKSLFV, via the coding sequence ATGGAAGAACAGTGCATACGGATGGAAAAAGTCTGCTACTCGGTTGGCGGCCGGGTCATCCTGAGCGACTTCGACATGGAGCTGGAACGGGGGGTGAACCGCACCATCCTGGGGGTGAGCGGCTCAGGCAAGACCACCATCCTGAAATTGATCCTGGGGTTGATCCATCCGCAATCGGGCAGAATAAGCATTAACGGCATGGAGATAACCAACAGGCCGGAGTCCGCGTACCGTGAGCAGCGCAAGAAGATTGCGATTGTGTTTCAGGGGGGGGCACTGTTTGACTCCATGACCGTGGGGGAGAATGTCGGCTACCGGCTGTTTGAAGAGGGGCGTTTGTCCCAGGCCGAGACTGAAGAGATCGTACGGGAGAAACTGCGCTTTGTGGGGGTGGAGCCGGCCCTTGACCTCTACCCGGCAGAGCTGTCCGGCGGCATGAAGAAACGGGTGGCCATTGCCCGGGCCCTGGCAGCCGACCCTGAGTACATCTTTTTTGATGAGCCCACCACCGGTCTTGATCCGATCGGGGTCTACAATATTGTCTCCCTGATGAACCGGTTGCAGGAGGCGGGCAAGACCACCCTGATGGTGACCCATGATCTGCCCACGGCCTTTGCCACCTCGCAGCGCTTCTCCCTGATCCATGAATCACGGCTGGCCTTTGAGGGGACCGAAGCAGAGTTGCGGAGCTGTCCGCTGCCCAATGCACAGGAGTTTTTACAACCGACGGCAAAGTCGCTGTTCGTGTAA
- a CDS encoding MlaD family protein produces MERSNQIGWAQVRAGVFILITLLLAAGAILLMGQKTKLFIPTSTIRITMKNVMGLKEGAPVWLAGVDVGVVQQIRFENPRDTNEVLIVAEVDSKAHKKIGPDSVITIKTRGLMGEKYVDILPSASYYDHPASRFNGKAVHTLDDVAQKAGATFEKLNSIVDNVQSGKGTLGLLATDTKLYINAVQLSSELNILAGNINRGQGTLGKLARSGEPYDKLMQILSRADKTLQDIQTADGSLNRLVHDKTLYTKLVSLAEKSNQAADDVRELNRRLTSKDTTLGMLLSDRELYDKGLSLITRADNSMKDLESTAARIKAGEGTAGKLINEKELYEKLNRAVDNMDALMVDIKKNPGRYVKLSLF; encoded by the coding sequence ATGGAACGAAGCAATCAGATCGGCTGGGCCCAGGTACGGGCCGGGGTATTCATCCTGATTACGCTGCTGCTGGCGGCAGGGGCGATCCTGCTGATGGGGCAGAAGACCAAGCTGTTTATCCCCACCAGCACCATCCGCATCACCATGAAGAACGTGATGGGGTTGAAGGAGGGGGCACCGGTCTGGCTGGCAGGGGTTGATGTGGGGGTGGTGCAACAGATCCGCTTTGAGAATCCCCGTGACACCAATGAAGTGCTGATTGTTGCCGAGGTTGACTCCAAGGCCCACAAGAAGATCGGGCCGGATTCGGTCATCACCATCAAGACCCGTGGCCTGATGGGGGAAAAGTACGTCGATATCCTGCCGTCCGCCAGCTATTATGACCACCCGGCCAGCCGGTTTAACGGAAAGGCCGTGCATACCCTGGATGATGTGGCCCAGAAGGCCGGCGCCACCTTTGAAAAACTGAACAGTATCGTGGATAACGTGCAATCCGGCAAAGGAACGCTGGGGCTGCTGGCGACCGATACCAAGTTGTATATCAATGCGGTACAGCTCTCCAGTGAGCTGAATATCCTGGCCGGCAACATCAACCGGGGCCAGGGCACCCTGGGCAAGCTGGCCCGCAGCGGGGAGCCGTACGACAAGCTGATGCAGATCCTGAGCCGGGCTGACAAGACCCTGCAGGATATCCAGACTGCGGATGGCAGCTTGAACCGCCTGGTCCATGACAAGACTCTCTATACCAAGCTGGTCAGTCTGGCAGAGAAGAGCAACCAGGCCGCTGATGATGTGCGGGAGCTGAACCGCAGGTTGACCTCAAAGGACACCACGCTGGGGATGCTGCTGAGCGACAGGGAACTGTACGATAAGGGGCTGTCGCTGATCACCCGGGCTGATAACTCCATGAAGGATCTGGAAAGTACCGCGGCCAGGATCAAGGCCGGTGAAGGCACGGCAGGGAAGCTGATCAATGAAAAAGAACTGTATGAGAAACTGAACCGCGCCGTGGACAACATGGATGCCCTGATGGTGGACATCAAGAAGAACCCGGGCCGGTATGTCAAGCTGTCACTGTTTTAG
- a CDS encoding M16 family metallopeptidase: MQRVVKTIAGLFLLLFIAAQAVAANLEDKVVEHTFKNGLKLLMVERHSSPTVSAWIRFRVGSVHERSDERGIAHLLEHMLFKGTKTLGTRDYGAEAPLLEKIEETAQRMLAEEAKGSGADKATLASLRAELARLEKQAEQYVIKDEFFDLYARNGGSGYNAFTSRDGTTYLISLPANKLELWAAIESDRMKNPVLREFYTERSVVMEERRRSYDAEPSSKLWETFVAAAYQTHPYGQPTIGWSSDIRQLSRTKAESFLKRYYAPNNAIVAVVGDIRPADTIALVERYFGDIPPGTPVPEVAAQEEPQQGERRVEVLGDAEPELIIGFHKTALGAPDDEVFDLIASVLGQGRTSRLYRSLVLEKQLATQVSVFDAPGNRYPNLFVLYASPRAPHTAAEVEQALLAELERLKKEPVSQQELQQVLNQLEFEEARRMGTNGGLARNLTEYEAIAGSWRYLTSYRAKLTKITPADIQRVAHQYFTRENRIVGTLVTKKQGGAQK; encoded by the coding sequence ATGCAGCGTGTTGTCAAAACCATTGCCGGTCTGTTCCTGCTCCTGTTCATCGCCGCCCAGGCGGTGGCTGCCAACCTTGAGGACAAGGTGGTGGAACATACCTTTAAGAACGGCCTGAAGTTGTTGATGGTGGAACGCCACAGCTCACCCACGGTCTCGGCCTGGATCCGTTTCAGAGTTGGGAGTGTCCACGAGCGCAGTGATGAGCGGGGGATTGCCCACCTGCTGGAGCATATGCTGTTCAAGGGGACCAAGACCCTGGGCACCAGGGATTACGGGGCAGAGGCCCCGTTGCTGGAGAAGATTGAAGAGACGGCCCAGCGGATGCTGGCTGAAGAGGCCAAGGGGAGCGGGGCTGACAAGGCGACGCTTGCCAGCCTGCGGGCTGAGCTGGCCAGGCTTGAAAAGCAGGCGGAGCAGTATGTGATCAAGGATGAATTTTTTGATCTCTATGCCCGCAACGGCGGTTCCGGCTATAACGCCTTTACCAGCCGGGATGGTACCACCTACCTGATCTCACTGCCTGCCAACAAGCTGGAGCTGTGGGCCGCCATCGAGTCCGACCGGATGAAGAACCCGGTGCTGCGGGAGTTTTATACCGAGCGTTCGGTGGTGATGGAGGAACGGCGGCGTTCCTATGATGCCGAGCCATCGTCCAAGTTGTGGGAGACCTTTGTGGCCGCCGCCTACCAGACCCATCCCTATGGCCAGCCCACCATCGGCTGGAGTTCGGATATCAGGCAGCTTTCCCGCACCAAGGCCGAGTCGTTCCTGAAGCGCTACTACGCCCCCAATAACGCCATTGTGGCGGTGGTGGGGGATATCAGGCCTGCTGATACGATTGCGCTGGTGGAACGCTACTTCGGCGATATCCCCCCCGGGACTCCGGTGCCGGAGGTGGCGGCACAGGAGGAGCCACAGCAGGGCGAACGGCGGGTTGAGGTGCTGGGTGATGCCGAGCCGGAACTGATAATCGGCTTTCACAAGACCGCGCTGGGGGCTCCGGATGACGAGGTGTTCGACCTGATCGCGTCAGTCCTGGGGCAGGGCCGCACCTCACGGCTCTACCGTTCGCTGGTACTGGAAAAACAGCTGGCAACCCAGGTTTCGGTCTTTGATGCGCCGGGTAACCGCTACCCCAACCTGTTTGTGCTGTATGCCTCGCCCCGCGCCCCCCACACCGCTGCCGAGGTTGAACAGGCTTTACTGGCCGAGCTGGAACGGCTGAAAAAGGAACCGGTGAGCCAGCAGGAGCTGCAGCAGGTACTGAATCAGCTTGAGTTTGAAGAGGCTCGCCGGATGGGAACCAACGGTGGTCTGGCCCGTAATCTGACCGAGTATGAGGCCATCGCCGGCAGCTGGCGCTACCTGACCAGCTACCGTGCCAAGCTGACAAAGATCACCCCGGCTGATATTCAACGGGTGGCACACCAGTATTTTACCCGTGAAAACAGGATTGTGGGTACCCTTGTGACGAAAAAACAGGGAGGTGCCCAGAAATGA